The region GTTGCCATTGAAGCTGCTGATGTTACGATTCTTGGCGGGGAACTTTTGCTCATACCGAAAGCCATTCGAATCAGTCATGCAACAATTCGAAATATCCGGCAAAACCTCTTCTGGGCATTTGGCTATAATACAGCGGGAATTCCGGTTGCAGCAATCGGATTACTTGCACCATGGATTGCTGGTGCGGCAATGGCATTAAGTTCGGTCAGCGTTGTTTCTAATTCCCTGCGATTGAAGCGGGTTAAAATATAATAAGATGTAAAAATGCCGAAGTTCACATGCGAAATGCCAAAGTTCACAATTGCAATCTTGTTTCGCCATCTGTGCATGGCTTTTCAGCGGACTTTTGAAAGGGGGTGAAATCAGGATGAAAAAGGTAACATTGGATGTACAAGGTATGTCATGTGGCCATTGTAAATCATCTGTTGAAGGTGCATTGAAAGGATTGGATGGAGTCAGCGGTGCTGAAGTTGATCTGGCCAGTGGAAAAGTAGATGTTACGTACGATGATGCGCAGATCACATTGTCAGATATGCGTGAAGCAGTGGAAGAGCAAGGTTATGATGTTGTTGCATAACTTAACATATAGGCTGGTTCCTTTGATAGGACCAGCTTTAAATGTTACAGGTTTGTAACTGTTTTTTTATGTTTGTATAATACCATACAAGGGTATCGTATTATTGTAATTAGCGGTGAGCACCTTATAGGATCAAAGGTATCACCTGAAAATTTTAAGGAATGTTAAATGTAAGGAGTGATCGTATGGCGAATCACGATGAAAAACATAAATCCCATCATCATCATGAACACGGTCATCACAGCCATGATGGTTATACAGAGCACAACACCAATAATCATGATCATCACAACCATCAGGAGCACAGTAATCATGCGAATCATGATCATGGCGGTCGTGGAGGGCACGATCATCACGACCATGGGGATATGGTGAACAATTTCAAAAAACGATTTTATATTTCCTTAGTCGTTACGATCCCAATTCTAATTTTGTCACCAATGATACAGGATTTCATCGGTGTTGACTGGCAATTTGCGAATGACCAATATATATTATTCGCGCTTGCAACGTTTGTATTTTTCTATGGTGGCTGGCCATTTATCACTGGCGGTATTAGTGAGTTAAAACAAAAGAATCCCGGAATGATGACACTGATCGGGCTTGCTATTTTTGTTGCGTATGGATACAGTTCCCTCACCGTATTCGGATTGCAGGGGAAAAACTTTTTCTGGGAACTGGCGACACTGATTGATATTATGCTGCTGGGACATTGGATTGAAATGCGTTCTGTCATGGGAGCATCCAATGCGCTGGAAGAACTCGTGAAGCTCATGCCGAACGAAGCGCATAAAGTGGATGAACAAGGTGAAATACAGGATGTCCCGGTGTTTGATTTGAAACATAAAGACCGGGTCCTTGTAAAACCTGGTGAAAAAATTCCCGTCGATGGAACGATAGTGGACGGTAAATCGGCTATTGATGAATCGATGCTTACCGGGGAATCGGTACCAGTGGAAAAATACAAAGGTGATGAAGTTATCGGCGGTTCGGTCAATAACGAAGGATCACTTACGATACAGGTTGAAAAAACAGGTGATGACTCATACCTTACCCAGGTTATAACACTGGTAAAAGAAGCACAGGAATCAAAATCCCGAACACAGGATATCACCAACCGGGCAGCAAAGTGGTTGTTTTATGTGGCCCTGGCATCTGGTTTTATTACATTGTTCATCTGGTTAATGTTAGGATATCCATTTGATGTTGCCTTGGAGCGAATGGTTACAGTAATGGTTATTACATGTCCGCATGCGCTTGGATTAGCCGCACCACTTGTAATTGCAGTCTCGACATCGATATCTGCTAAGCATGGATTACTCATCAGAAACCGAGCTAATTTTGAAGGGGCTAGAAATCTTAATGCGGTTGTTTTTGATAAAACGGGCACATTGACAAAAGGTGAGTTCGGGGTAACTGACATTGTCCCGACTAAAGAATATGAGGAAGAAGAAGTCCTGAACTGGGCAGCGAGCCTGGAACAAAATTCAGAGCATCCCATTGCAGCAGGTATCGTAAAGTCTGCGAAAGAAAAAGGGATTAAACTTAAAAAAATTACCGATTTTGAATCCATCACCGGAAAAGGAATCCAGGGGATAATAGATGGTAAAAAGATAAATGTTGTCAGTCCCGGATATGTTGATAACCAGCATATGGATTATGACAGACAACTATTCAATGAAATGTCGGAAGCAGGAAAGACGGTTGTATTTGTATTGGTTGAGGATGAATTGGTCGGCATGATTGCCCTGGCTGATATGGTGCGGGAAACAGCCAAAGAAGCGATTGCTTCCCTGAAAGAAAAGGGTATTCATTCGGTCATGTTAACTGGTGATAATAAGAGAGTTGCGCACTGGGTCGCCAACCAATTGGATATTGACGAAGTATATGCAGAAGTTTTACCAGACAAAAAGGCCGACCAAGTGAAGGAAATTAAATCAACAAAAGGATGGCAAGTTGCCATGACCGGTGACGGGGTGAATGATGCTCCTGCTTTGGCGACTGCCGATTTGGGAATTGCCATTGGAGCCGGTACAGATGTAGCCATGGAGACAGCGGATGTTGTTCTTGTAAAAAGTAACCCGAAAGATGTTGTTTCCTTAATCGGGTTATCGAAACAAACATACCGGAAAATGATCCAGAATCTATGGTGGGCAACCGGGTATAATATTTTTGCAATACCGCTTGCGGCAGGGGTTTTAGCTCCGTTAGGAATCGTACTAAGCCCGGCAGTAGGGGCAGTATTAATGAGCTTGAGTACGGTGATAGTGGCGATTAATGCACGGATGTTTACGTATAACCAACAATAAAAAATTTGAAGGAGGATTATTATGACAAACAAAAAACTATGGATGGGTGTTGTTCTGATCTGTACTGCTATGCTGTTAGCTGCATGCGGCAGTGGCAGCGGTGAAACAAATGCAGAAAATGATGATGCAAACCAGCAACAGACAAACGAGAAATCATCCTCCCATTCGCAAGGTAATATGTCTGAGCATATGTCCAGTTCAGGAAAAGTTCCCGCTGGATTGCAAGAAGCAAAAAATCCCAAATATGAAGTTGGAAGTAATGCTATTATTAAAGCCGAGCATATGCATATGAAGGGGATGAGTGGTGCTAGGGCAACCATTGTAGGGGCATTCGACACAACTGCCTATGCGGTTTCTTTTACCCCGACAAATGGCGGCGAACCGGTAAAGAACCATAAATGGGTCATCCATGAGGAACTTCTTGTTGAAGATCCAGGAGAAGCCCCGCTGGAACCAGGTACTGAAGTGATCTTAAATGCGGATCATATGAAAGGAATGAATGGTGCCAAAGCCGTCATTGATTCAGCAGTCGAAACTACCGTATATATGGTTAATTTCACACCATCTACAGGTGGTGAGAAAGTTGTTAACCATAAGTGGGTTGTCGAAAGTGAACTTGAATCAGCTGAATAAGTACGAATCGTGAATAAGGAAGGAAACAGATAGATGGTATCAATCTTATATTGGTACCTCTTTTTGTTTTTCAATATTTCTTAACTAAGTACACTTTAGGAACAAGATTTTATAAACGTTGAAGGCTGCCTATATATAGTTAAATTGAATTTAATAAATGAAATTATTAATGAGTGTTGACGCATAATTGCAAACAGTGTAGGATAAAACCAAAGTTAAACGTTTACGTTATGTTTTGAGCAGTTCCAAGACTTTTACGGTAAGAAGGGGAAGCTATGAGTCCAACAATTAAAGATGTAGCCAAGAAGGCAGATGTATCGATCGCAACTGTATCAAGAATATTAAATGATCTTCCTGGATACTCGGAAAACACAAAAAATAAAGTTTTGGCAGCCATCAAAGAGCTGAATTATCAGCCAAATGCGATTGCTCGCGGTTTAATTAACAAAAAGACACAAACCCTTGGTGTTCTTTTTCCCGATGTATCAGGAATGCTGTCATCAGAAATTCTGCGGGGAATTGAAAGCAAGGCGCATGAATTAGGGCATAGTGTGATTGTATGCAATACTTCTTCAAACGGGAAAAAAACGATGAAATACTTGCAGCTTCTGAAGGAGAAACAGGTAGACGGTGTCATTTTTGCAAGTGAAGAAATGACAGAAGATTACTATACAACTCTTAAAGCGATGGATGTGCCAGTTGTTCTTGTTTCCACTTCATCGTACAAATTTCCACTTCCATACGTTAAAGTTGATGATCGGCATGCAGCTTACAGTGCAACCGAGTTTCTAATCAGAAAAGGGCACACGCATATAGGGATGATTAGTGGGTGCAGGCAAGATAAAATTGCCGGGGAGCCGAGAGTGGAGGGCTATAAGCAGGCAATGAAAGAGCACGACTTGTCCGTTAAAGAAGATAACATTGCTTCAAATGGCGGGTTTGGTTTTAAAGATGGGGCAGAATGTTTTCCGGTTTTATTAAACAGGTTTCCCGAAATGACAGCTCTCTTCGCGGCCAGCGATGAGATAGCCATTGGTGCAATATCTATGGCTCATCAACTTGGGATTCAAGTTCCGGATGATCTCTCCGTGATAGGTTATGATAATACGAAACTATCGGAAATGTCGATTCCTCCTCTGACCGCCTTGGCGCAGCCATTGTTCGAGATGGGGTATAAATCGGCCAATACTCTTTTTCAAATGCTGCGGACTGGTAAGGAAGTTGGAAGTTATATCTTGCCTCACACGATTGTGGAACGTCAATCAGTTAAAGACTTAACATAGGAGAAATATATGTCGCTATTTGTACAGTGGCAAATACTTTTTTCATTTACGTAAACGTTTACGTTATATAAGAAAGGATGACATGATGATGCAAAAAGCCTGGTGGAAAGAATCGGTTGTTTATCAAATTTACCCCCGGAGTTTTAATGACAGCAATGGAGACGGAATTGGCGACATCAGAGGGATTATCCAAAAGCTTGACTACTTGCAAAAACTTGGCATCGATGTAATCTGGC is a window of Virgibacillus ihumii DNA encoding:
- a CDS encoding YdhK family protein, which encodes MTNKKLWMGVVLICTAMLLAACGSGSGETNAENDDANQQQTNEKSSSHSQGNMSEHMSSSGKVPAGLQEAKNPKYEVGSNAIIKAEHMHMKGMSGARATIVGAFDTTAYAVSFTPTNGGEPVKNHKWVIHEELLVEDPGEAPLEPGTEVILNADHMKGMNGAKAVIDSAVETTVYMVNFTPSTGGEKVVNHKWVVESELESAE
- a CDS encoding LacI family DNA-binding transcriptional regulator, with the translated sequence MSPTIKDVAKKADVSIATVSRILNDLPGYSENTKNKVLAAIKELNYQPNAIARGLINKKTQTLGVLFPDVSGMLSSEILRGIESKAHELGHSVIVCNTSSNGKKTMKYLQLLKEKQVDGVIFASEEMTEDYYTTLKAMDVPVVLVSTSSYKFPLPYVKVDDRHAAYSATEFLIRKGHTHIGMISGCRQDKIAGEPRVEGYKQAMKEHDLSVKEDNIASNGGFGFKDGAECFPVLLNRFPEMTALFAASDEIAIGAISMAHQLGIQVPDDLSVIGYDNTKLSEMSIPPLTALAQPLFEMGYKSANTLFQMLRTGKEVGSYILPHTIVERQSVKDLT
- a CDS encoding heavy metal translocating P-type ATPase, translating into MANHDEKHKSHHHHEHGHHSHDGYTEHNTNNHDHHNHQEHSNHANHDHGGRGGHDHHDHGDMVNNFKKRFYISLVVTIPILILSPMIQDFIGVDWQFANDQYILFALATFVFFYGGWPFITGGISELKQKNPGMMTLIGLAIFVAYGYSSLTVFGLQGKNFFWELATLIDIMLLGHWIEMRSVMGASNALEELVKLMPNEAHKVDEQGEIQDVPVFDLKHKDRVLVKPGEKIPVDGTIVDGKSAIDESMLTGESVPVEKYKGDEVIGGSVNNEGSLTIQVEKTGDDSYLTQVITLVKEAQESKSRTQDITNRAAKWLFYVALASGFITLFIWLMLGYPFDVALERMVTVMVITCPHALGLAAPLVIAVSTSISAKHGLLIRNRANFEGARNLNAVVFDKTGTLTKGEFGVTDIVPTKEYEEEEVLNWAASLEQNSEHPIAAGIVKSAKEKGIKLKKITDFESITGKGIQGIIDGKKINVVSPGYVDNQHMDYDRQLFNEMSEAGKTVVFVLVEDELVGMIALADMVRETAKEAIASLKEKGIHSVMLTGDNKRVAHWVANQLDIDEVYAEVLPDKKADQVKEIKSTKGWQVAMTGDGVNDAPALATADLGIAIGAGTDVAMETADVVLVKSNPKDVVSLIGLSKQTYRKMIQNLWWATGYNIFAIPLAAGVLAPLGIVLSPAVGAVLMSLSTVIVAINARMFTYNQQ
- the copZ gene encoding copper chaperone CopZ codes for the protein MKKVTLDVQGMSCGHCKSSVEGALKGLDGVSGAEVDLASGKVDVTYDDAQITLSDMREAVEEQGYDVVA